Within the Prochlorococcus sp. MIT 1300 genome, the region GAGAGTGCCATTTTGAACCAGAAGTGTTGCTACAGGGCCTTTGGCTTTATCTAGATGAGCTTCTATAACTGTTCCTTTTGCGAGTCGATTGGGGTTCGCTTGTAAGTCTTCAACTTCAGTGACTAAAAGGATCATTTCTAGAAGTTTGTCTATGTTTTCCCCTTTAATTGCACTCACTGGAACCATCACAACATCTCCTCCCCATTCTTCGGCGAGAAGATTTTGATCAGACAATTCTTGCTTTACACGATCTGCTGAGGAACCTTCTTTGTCGATCTTGTTGATGGCGACGACTATGGGGACTTCTGCTGCACGTGCATGACTAATTGCTTCCAAGGTTTGAGGCCGAACTCCATCATCTGCTGCTACTACTAGAACGGCAACATCGGTAACTTTTGTGCCTCTGGCTCGCATTGCGGTAAATGCTTCATGCCCAGGGGTGTCTAAGAAAGTGAGCTTTCTCTGCTTCCCATTTTGTTCAACTTCGACTTGATATGCCCCGATGTGTTGTGTGATGCCACCGGCTTCTCCTGCGGCAACTCTGGCTTTACGTATCGCATCTAGCAAACTTGTCTTGCCATGATCGACATGGCCCATGACGGTGACGACAGGAGGACGGCGAATTAGGTGCTTTAGATCAGCCTCCTCAATCATTTCAGCAGTTTTCTTCGCTGCTTCTTCAATGTCGTCTTGCAGAACTGGTACCCCAAATTCTTCTGCAACTGTTTCGATTGTGGACAGGTCGAGTGATTGCGTAACTGTTGCAACTATGCCTTTGAAGAAAAGAGACTTGATGATTTCTGAGCTTTCTACGCTCAGCATGTCTGCAAGTTCTTGAACGGTAAGATTGTCCTCTGGGACAATTAGCATTTCTGGACGAACTTGCTTAGCTTCTCTAGCTGCTCTTAGTTCCATAGCCCGTCTACGTTGACGCTGACGAGTAGTTTCTTTTTTGCGCTTACGCATTGCCGCTAAAGGCTTTGCGGCACCTTTTTGTTTAGATTTTGGTTTAGCTGGTCTAGCAAGACTTGCAGAAAGAACAATTGCTTGTTGCTCTCCTGCAAATCCACTGGTTTCTGTAGTTAGTGCATCATCATTTTCACCGATGATATGTACTTTTTGCCGCTGCTTTTGAGGTGATTTGTTTCTCAGAGCTTCTAGTTTGGCGCTGTCATCCCAATCTGGTTTACCTGGCCTTCGTGGTGCACCTGCTGGGCCCGCACCAGGTCTGTGACCAGGACGCTTTGGTGCTGCTGGAGGATTTGGCCTATTCGCTGGAGGAGACGTTCCATCTGAACCGCCTCGAGGACTTACTGTTGTCCCGTCGGGCCGACGGGGCGGTGGAGTACCAGGCCGTCCTGTTGGCTTTTGGAGTTGCATTAGCTCACCAGGGGCCACTGGTTTACGCATCCCTGATGGCATGCCTTGGCGATTGCCACCACTTGAGCGATTGCTGGAATCGCGAGGTGGCTGATTACCACTAGAGCGATCTCTACGGATTGGTTTCCCTACAAGCTCAAGGGTATTTCCTGCACCTCTAGGTTGACCGGGTTTGCTTTGATTGGGACGAGTCGGTGGGCTTGGACGTTGAGAGGTGCCTGAACGTTGAGGAATGTTGTTTCTCTGATTAGGTCCACCTAGAGGACGTGAGCTAATCCCTGGACGCTTTCTATCGGGGCGTTGGCCTCCTTCAGGTCGGGAGGGAGGTGATGTTGGGCGTTTCGGTTGGGGACGACCAACCAACTCAGGCTTTGTGGTCGAACGCTCTTGCAAATTAGGATTTTTGACTGGTGGCCCATTGCGACGAGAAGCATCAGGAGATTGAGGTTTGGAAACTATCTTTGGTCGTGGTGCAGGAGAATTTGGAGGTCTATTCCCACTGAAGTTTGTAGATTTCGTATTGTTTATTGCTCTATTCGCAGGAGTTGGTCTCTGTTGTATTGAAGGCTTTATGGGTGCTTTTGGAGAGTTAGGGCTTTTAGGCCCTTTTGGAGGCGCAGGACGATTTACGGGTGTCTTGGCGGCTTTATTGACAGGATTAGGGGAAATGCTTTTTGGTGGCGTTTTTGTTTGTACAAGAACTGGGCGACTTGGAGCTGATGGTCGCTTGGCTGAATCAGCAGCAGCAGGTCTATTGGGACTAGTAGGTTTTTGCGGAGATGTTGCTTTTGGTTTGGTTGGTTTAGCTGCGACTTGATTGGCAGGAGATGGCTTAGAGCCTGATGTTTGAGTTTTTGTAGGTGTTGGAGAAGATCCAGCTTTCTTTAAAGAAAGGATCTCCTTACCTGTTGATGAGGGAGGCTTTGTGGTTGAAACTGCTTTCTTGTTGTCTCTTAGAAGCCCCTTAATGCGTTTTGCCTCGTCCTCGCTAATCGAACTACTGTGACTTTTGACAGGAATAGATAGCTTGTTGGCGGCATCGAGCACGTCCTTATTTTCCAGGCCAAGATCCCTGGAAAGCTCGTAAATTCTGATTTTGCCGCTGATGGTCATTAAGGTCTCCTGTCGGACCGGACACTGGGTGCCTCGGGACTCCACACACAGTGGAGCCATAGTTCATCTTGCCTCAGCGGGTAGATCATTGCAGTGATTTACCCGCTGTTTAAGCACCTTCACAATGTTTTCTGGCACCTGACAGCGCAGGGCTTTTTGTAAACGTTTGCGGCGGTGCGCCTCATTAAGGCAGTCCTCGTTAGGGCATAGATAGGCTGATCTGCCCATTCCTCTATCAAGGACTACTCCATCCTGATGGTCTCGAATTACTCGTAGAAGCTGTTTGCGATCAATCAGCTTCCTACAGGCAACGCAACGACGCAGGACGGTGGGTTGCATTACCGGGCTCCATCCTCTGGTGTTTCAACCTCATTTTCTGCCATTTCAGTTTCTTTGTTGGAGTTTTTTGCTGATTCGGAGTCAGTAGTCTCCTCGTCGTTGAAGTCTTCTTCATCCTCGGGAAGAGGATATAACTCTCTTAAACGGGCATCTTCTTCAGCTCGGGCAGTTTGCTCAGCAGCTAGCCTTTCTTCAGCTTCTTTTTGAAGCTCTTCTTCTTGTTCTCGTTGGGCTATTAATTCCGCTACTTCAGCATCTTCACTAGCTTGGTCATATTCTTGAGAATTCTTGATATCAATCTTCCATCCTGTAAGTCTCGCCGCTAGTCGAACATTTTGTCCTTCACGACCTATTGCAAGACTTAATTGATCAGGTGGAACTAAAACATGGGCATGTTGCCCTGCAGGATCTACTAAACGGACCATTTCAACTCTGGAAGGACTTAAAGAGTTGGCAATGTATTGAGTTGGATCTTGTGACCAGCGAATGACATCTATTTTTTCTCCTCGAAGTTCATTGACCACTTGTTGAATTCGTGAGCCTCGTGCTCCTATGCAAGCACCTACAGGGTCAACTTCTCTTTCAATGCTGTCAACAGCAACTTTCGTTCGTGGGCCGACTGAACGTGAAGGAGGGTTTGCTTCTCTTGCGACAGCAACAATCCGTACAGACCCTTCTTGGATTTCAGGTACTTCGTTTTCAAAGAGGTAAACAACTAGGCCTGCATTTGACCTGCTAACGAAAAGTTGGGGTCCTCTGCGAGGGATTTCACTAACTTCTTTTAGGAATACTTTGAAGGTTGCATTCGCTCGATAGTTGTCATTTGGCAATTGATCACGGCGAGGTAATTCTGCTTCGACCTCAGGGCGCCCTAGGCCAGAACTCACGGCCATAATTACCGATTGCCTTTCAAAACGTATTACTCGAGCAGTTAAGACAGGATCTTCTAGATCTGCAAATTCTTCCTGAATCATTCGTCTTTGTTGATCTCGTAGCTTTTGGGCCAATACCTGTTTAGTAGTAGAAGCTGCCATCCGGCCAAAGTCTTCTTTTTCAGGAGTTACATCTAGAACAACGGTGTCACCCACCTGTGCATCTTCTGCTACTTGCATTACCTCAGTCAAAGAGATTTGGTGGTCTTCACTTTCTACTTCTTCAACAATAATCTTGCTAGCTAGAACACGATACCCTTCTTCTTCAAGGTCAAGACCAACATCAAAGTTACTAAAGTATTCTTCTTCAAAGGGGTCTTCACTTATACCTATATATAGGGTCCTTCTATATCTTTCATATCCTTTTAATAGTGCTTCTCTAAGAGCAGCTTCCACAACCTGAGGTGGAAGTTTCTTCTCCTCACTAATGTCTTCGATGAGGTTATTGAGGCCGGGGAGGATAACTAGTGCCATCGAAGATGGGTGGGAAGGAATTTAATGTGGTTGGAGGGGGGCAAGCTTATTAGCTTTTGGAGGTTGTTAGTCGAACACTAATGACTTCCTCCCTTGGGATCTGTTTAATTTGCCCTTTGATGTTCAGGTGAACATGAGTTTCTGATCTCTCGTGCAAAAGACCTGTTCTTGAAAGATTAGATCCGCTGTCGTTTTGAATGGTTACTTCTATAGGAAATCCTTTGAAGGTCTTGAAATCTTTATCAGTTTTAAGTTGCTCTCCTATCCCTGGGCTACTGATTTCAAGTACGTAACCTTGATCTAGAAGTTCTGATGCCTCAATCGCGTCTCCCATAGGTTCACTGAAACGTGCGCAATCGTCTAATGAAACGTCGCCGCCATCACTATGACGAATTTGAACCTGCATAGTCATTGGAATCAAATTCGTATGCAAATGCAAACCGCAGAGATTAAAACCATTTTTTTCAGCTGTTGCTGAAGCAATGGTCTCCAGTTCAGCAAGGATTGGATGAGACAACTGGCGGGAGGGGGGTGGAGCTTCGCACCCGACCGTTTTAAGAGTTGACATGCCCCCTAATACACGAGGGTCCAGCCAGGCACTAGATAATCTACTTGATTGGGATCTACTTTGTCCGCTTTAAATTTTGCAGATGTTGGATCTCTGCTCTTTGGAGGAAGCAGTTGCCATTAGTTGATTCTTCATTTGGTTAGTCTCTTCTATATGGATGTTCTATTAGTTGTTGCGATCAAAGCGCTATCGCGTGTTGTCCGAGCTTGTGGATTGTCAGTTTTGTTGGTCTTTTCAGCCCTGTTGCTAGGGCCCATCTCAGCCTTGGCATTGTCGGAATCAGAAATTCATTCCGGTCATAGTTTCATTGCTGAGGCTGTTCAACGAGTAGCGCCTGCAGTTGTGAGGATCGATACTGAAAGGACTGTTCATAGAGAGCCTTACGACCCTACGTTGATAGATCCATTGCTCCGAGACCTCTTGGGTGAACCTGAATTAGGCCAAGGAAGAGAGCGAGGTCAAGGGTCAGGGGTATTGATTGATGATGGCTTGATACTAACTAATGCGCATGTTGTTGAAGATGCGGATGAAGTGACGATTACTCTTGCTGATGGAGATCAATGTGATGGAAATGTCGTTGGTAAAGATTCAGTTACGGACCTTGCTTTAGTTCGTTTAGATGACATGGCAGGATTGCAAATTGCTCCATTGGGAAATTCTGAGGATCTTCAGGTCGGCGATTGGGCAATTGCTCTAGGTACTCCTTATGGCCTTGAAAGAACTGTGACTTTCGGAATTATTAGTAGTCTTCATAGGAATATAAGTAGCCTTGGTTTCTCTGATAAACGGTTGGATTTAATTCAGACTGACGCTGCTATCAATCCTGGAAATTCTGGGGGGCCACTGGTCAATAGTTTCGGAGAAGTTGTAGGCATCAATACTCTTGTACGTTCTGGACCTGGGGCTGGGCTTGGATTTGCAATACCAATAAATTTGGCGAGAGATGTTTCTGAACAATTAATTACCAACGGAGAAGTTTTACACCCTTATCTTGGTGTTCAACTAATTGCACTAACAGCTCGTTTGGCTAGAGAGCATAATAAAGATCCTAATTCTTTAGTGGAACTGCCTGAAAGAACAGGAGCATTAGTTCAAAATGTTGTACCTGACAGCCCTGCGGAAAAAGCAGGGTTAAGAAGAGGCGATCTTGTTATTGGGTTAGGTGATATTGATATCAAAGATCCTCAGGAATTACTAAAGGAAGTAGATAAGGCTCATATCGGAATGCCTTTATCTTTGACAATCATGAGAAATGGACGAGACTTGTCTTTATCTGTTAAACCAGAAGCATTGCCTGGATTT harbors:
- the infB gene encoding translation initiation factor IF-2 encodes the protein MTISGKIRIYELSRDLGLENKDVLDAANKLSIPVKSHSSSISEDEAKRIKGLLRDNKKAVSTTKPPSSTGKEILSLKKAGSSPTPTKTQTSGSKPSPANQVAAKPTKPKATSPQKPTSPNRPAAADSAKRPSAPSRPVLVQTKTPPKSISPNPVNKAAKTPVNRPAPPKGPKSPNSPKAPIKPSIQQRPTPANRAINNTKSTNFSGNRPPNSPAPRPKIVSKPQSPDASRRNGPPVKNPNLQERSTTKPELVGRPQPKRPTSPPSRPEGGQRPDRKRPGISSRPLGGPNQRNNIPQRSGTSQRPSPPTRPNQSKPGQPRGAGNTLELVGKPIRRDRSSGNQPPRDSSNRSSGGNRQGMPSGMRKPVAPGELMQLQKPTGRPGTPPPRRPDGTTVSPRGGSDGTSPPANRPNPPAAPKRPGHRPGAGPAGAPRRPGKPDWDDSAKLEALRNKSPQKQRQKVHIIGENDDALTTETSGFAGEQQAIVLSASLARPAKPKSKQKGAAKPLAAMRKRKKETTRQRQRRRAMELRAAREAKQVRPEMLIVPEDNLTVQELADMLSVESSEIIKSLFFKGIVATVTQSLDLSTIETVAEEFGVPVLQDDIEEAAKKTAEMIEEADLKHLIRRPPVVTVMGHVDHGKTSLLDAIRKARVAAGEAGGITQHIGAYQVEVEQNGKQRKLTFLDTPGHEAFTAMRARGTKVTDVAVLVVAADDGVRPQTLEAISHARAAEVPIVVAINKIDKEGSSADRVKQELSDQNLLAEEWGGDVVMVPVSAIKGENIDKLLEMILLVTEVEDLQANPNRLAKGTVIEAHLDKAKGPVATLLVQNGTLKTGDVLAAGPVLGKVRAMVDENGTRLKGAGPSYAVEALGFSEVPTAGDEFEVYPDEKAARSVVGERASDARATRLAQQMASRRVSLSAMSGQASEGELKELNIILKADVQGSVEAILGSLEQLPKDEVQVRVLLSAPGEITETDVDLAAASGAVIVGFNTSMASGAKRAADATGVDVRDYEVIYKLLEDIQMAMEGLLEPEMVEEALGEAEVRAIFSVGKSAVAGCYVTTGKLQRNCKVRVQRSNQFVFEGDLDSLRRNKDDVKDVATGFECGIGCDRFANWEEGDIVKAYKLVTQRRKLN
- a CDS encoding YlxR family protein; the encoded protein is MQPTVLRRCVACRKLIDRKQLLRVIRDHQDGVVLDRGMGRSAYLCPNEDCLNEAHRRKRLQKALRCQVPENIVKVLKQRVNHCNDLPAEAR
- the nusA gene encoding transcription termination factor NusA, with amino-acid sequence MALVILPGLNNLIEDISEEKKLPPQVVEAALREALLKGYERYRRTLYIGISEDPFEEEYFSNFDVGLDLEEEGYRVLASKIIVEEVESEDHQISLTEVMQVAEDAQVGDTVVLDVTPEKEDFGRMAASTTKQVLAQKLRDQQRRMIQEEFADLEDPVLTARVIRFERQSVIMAVSSGLGRPEVEAELPRRDQLPNDNYRANATFKVFLKEVSEIPRRGPQLFVSRSNAGLVVYLFENEVPEIQEGSVRIVAVAREANPPSRSVGPRTKVAVDSIEREVDPVGACIGARGSRIQQVVNELRGEKIDVIRWSQDPTQYIANSLSPSRVEMVRLVDPAGQHAHVLVPPDQLSLAIGREGQNVRLAARLTGWKIDIKNSQEYDQASEDAEVAELIAQREQEEELQKEAEERLAAEQTARAEEDARLRELYPLPEDEEDFNDEETTDSESAKNSNKETEMAENEVETPEDGAR
- the rimP gene encoding ribosome maturation factor RimP; translated protein: MSHPILAELETIASATAEKNGFNLCGLHLHTNLIPMTMQVQIRHSDGGDVSLDDCARFSEPMGDAIEASELLDQGYVLEISSPGIGEQLKTDKDFKTFKGFPIEVTIQNDSGSNLSRTGLLHERSETHVHLNIKGQIKQIPREEVISVRLTTSKS
- a CDS encoding trypsin-like peptidase domain-containing protein; translation: MDVLLVVAIKALSRVVRACGLSVLLVFSALLLGPISALALSESEIHSGHSFIAEAVQRVAPAVVRIDTERTVHREPYDPTLIDPLLRDLLGEPELGQGRERGQGSGVLIDDGLILTNAHVVEDADEVTITLADGDQCDGNVVGKDSVTDLALVRLDDMAGLQIAPLGNSEDLQVGDWAIALGTPYGLERTVTFGIISSLHRNISSLGFSDKRLDLIQTDAAINPGNSGGPLVNSFGEVVGINTLVRSGPGAGLGFAIPINLARDVSEQLITNGEVLHPYLGVQLIALTARLAREHNKDPNSLVELPERTGALVQNVVPDSPAEKAGLRRGDLVIGLGDIDIKDPQELLKEVDKAHIGMPLSLTIMRNGRDLSLSVKPEALPGFS